From one Streptomyces sp. N50 genomic stretch:
- a CDS encoding dipeptide ABC transporter ATP-binding protein — protein MSNANPLLDVSGLTKHFPIKGGFPIRRTVGAVQAVDGLDFQVGEGESLGLVGESGCGKSTTGRLITRLLEPTGGTVHYRGQDITHAGRKQLAPIRSEIQMIFQDPYASLNPRQTVGKIVSGPMEINDINPAGGREVRVRELLEIVGLNPEHYNRFPHEFSGGQRQRIGVARALALEPKLIVADEPVSALDVSIQAQVVNLLQKVQKELGIAFVFIAHDLAIVRHFSQRVAVMYLGKIVEIADRDDLYGNPRHPYTRALLSAVPEATVDETPARDRIRLVGDVPSPINPPSGCRFRTRCWKATEKCATEAPPLVQVEGNKPGHLTACHYPETADTVPAPRLSKDPEAAA, from the coding sequence ATGAGCAACGCGAACCCCCTCCTGGACGTCAGCGGGCTGACCAAACACTTCCCGATCAAGGGCGGCTTCCCGATCCGGCGTACGGTCGGTGCCGTGCAGGCCGTCGACGGGCTGGACTTCCAGGTCGGCGAGGGCGAGAGCCTGGGCCTGGTCGGCGAGTCGGGCTGCGGCAAGTCGACGACGGGCCGGCTGATCACCCGCCTGCTGGAGCCGACCGGTGGCACGGTCCACTACCGCGGCCAGGACATCACGCACGCGGGCCGCAAGCAGCTGGCGCCGATCCGGTCCGAGATCCAGATGATCTTCCAGGACCCGTACGCCTCGCTCAACCCGCGGCAGACGGTCGGCAAGATCGTGTCCGGCCCGATGGAGATCAACGACATCAATCCGGCCGGCGGCCGCGAGGTGCGCGTCCGTGAGCTGCTGGAGATCGTCGGCCTCAACCCCGAGCACTACAACCGCTTCCCGCACGAGTTCTCCGGCGGCCAGCGCCAACGCATCGGCGTAGCCCGCGCGTTGGCCCTCGAACCCAAGCTGATCGTCGCGGACGAACCGGTGTCGGCCCTGGACGTGTCGATCCAGGCCCAGGTCGTGAACCTGCTCCAGAAGGTCCAGAAGGAACTCGGCATCGCGTTCGTGTTCATCGCCCACGACCTGGCGATCGTCCGGCACTTCTCACAGCGAGTCGCGGTAATGTACCTGGGCAAGATCGTGGAGATCGCCGACCGCGACGACCTGTACGGCAACCCGCGCCACCCCTACACGCGGGCCCTGTTGTCCGCCGTGCCCGAGGCCACGGTGGACGAGACGCCCGCCCGGGATCGCATCCGGCTGGTCGGTGACGTGCCGTCGCCGATCAACCCGCCCTCGGGCTGCCGTTTCCGTACCCGTTGCTGGAAGGCGACGGAGAAGTGCGCGACGGAGGCTCCGCCGCTGGTGCAGGTCGAGGGCAACAAGCCGGGCCACCTGACCGCATGCCACTACCCCGAGACGGCGGACACCGTTCCGGCACCCCGTCTCTCCAAGGACCCCGAGGCGGCGGCCTGA
- a CDS encoding ABC transporter ATP-binding protein translates to MTTLTKEAGAPSPADAGAFLSVRDLHVSFKTEDGVVRAVDGLSFDVARGKTLGIVGESGSGKSVTNLTILGLHNPMFTTVEGEILLDGQELTTARESEMEKLRGNKVAMIFQDPLTALSPYYTVGRQIAEPYMKHLGASKKAAWARAVEMLGKVGIPNPKERAKDYPHQFSGGMRQRAMIAMALVCDPDLLIADEPTTALDVTVQAQILDLLKDLQQEFGSGIVFITHDLGVIADMADDIMVMYAGNAVERGSTNEVLRSPQHPYTWGLLNSMPRLDSDLSAPLDPIPGAPPSLLNPPSGCRFHPRCTFQDRVGGTRCVTERPLLAPDRASACHLTADQKRSIFIEEIKPRLG, encoded by the coding sequence GTGACCACATTGACCAAGGAAGCCGGAGCTCCCTCGCCGGCCGACGCGGGTGCCTTTCTCTCGGTGCGGGACCTGCACGTCAGCTTCAAGACCGAGGACGGCGTCGTCCGTGCCGTCGACGGTCTCTCCTTCGACGTCGCACGCGGCAAGACGCTGGGCATCGTGGGGGAGTCGGGCTCCGGCAAGTCGGTCACCAACCTGACGATCCTCGGCCTGCACAACCCGATGTTCACCACCGTCGAGGGCGAAATCCTCCTGGACGGCCAGGAGTTGACCACGGCCCGCGAGTCCGAGATGGAGAAGCTGCGCGGCAACAAGGTCGCCATGATCTTCCAGGATCCGCTGACCGCGCTCTCCCCGTACTACACGGTGGGCCGCCAGATCGCCGAGCCGTACATGAAGCACCTGGGCGCCTCGAAGAAGGCCGCCTGGGCGCGTGCGGTGGAGATGCTGGGCAAGGTCGGCATCCCCAACCCGAAGGAACGGGCGAAGGACTACCCGCACCAGTTCTCCGGCGGTATGCGCCAGCGCGCGATGATCGCCATGGCACTGGTCTGCGACCCCGACCTGCTGATCGCCGACGAGCCGACCACGGCATTGGACGTGACCGTCCAGGCCCAGATCCTCGACCTCCTCAAGGACCTCCAGCAGGAGTTCGGCTCCGGGATCGTCTTCATCACGCACGACCTCGGCGTGATCGCTGACATGGCCGACGACATCATGGTGATGTACGCGGGCAACGCGGTGGAACGCGGCTCGACGAACGAGGTCCTGCGCTCACCCCAACACCCCTACACCTGGGGCCTGTTGAACTCCATGCCCCGCCTGGACTCGGACCTGAGCGCGCCGTTGGACCCGATCCCCGGCGCCCCGCCGTCCCTCCTGAACCCGCCCTCGGGCTGCCGCTTCCACCCCCGCTGCACCTTCCAGGACCGGGTCGGCGGCACCCGCTGTGTCACCGAACGCCCGCTGCTCGCCCCCGACCGCGCCTCGGCCTGCCACCTCACGGCGGACCAGAAGCGCAGCATCTTCATCGAAGAGATCAAGCCCCGACTGGGCTAG
- a CDS encoding ABC transporter ATP-binding protein, whose translation MTSTDQQPFLSIKDLKVHFSTEDGTVKAVDGLSFDLERGKTLGIVGESGSGKSVTNLTILGLHNPESTTVEGSIVLDDQELNGASEKTLEKLRGNKMSMIFQDALASLSPYHTVGVQIGETYRKHTGCSKKEARARAIEMLTRVGIPQPDLRVDEYPHQFSGGMRQRAMIAMALVCDPELLIADEPTTALDVTVQAQIMDLLKDLQKEFGTAIIFITHDLGVIADIADEVLVMYGGRCVERGTKKEVLRTPQHPYTWGLLSSMPSLDGPVDVPLNPIPGSPPSLLNPPSGCRFHPRCAFAEKVEGDLCSTERPPLEITDGRGSACHLTADQRSEFFADLAGSPAN comes from the coding sequence GTGACGAGCACCGATCAGCAGCCCTTCCTGTCCATCAAGGACCTGAAGGTGCACTTCTCGACCGAGGACGGCACGGTCAAGGCCGTCGACGGTCTCTCCTTCGACCTCGAACGCGGCAAGACGCTGGGCATCGTGGGTGAGTCGGGGTCCGGCAAGTCGGTCACCAACCTGACCATCCTGGGCCTGCACAACCCGGAGAGCACCACCGTCGAGGGCTCGATCGTCCTCGACGACCAGGAGCTGAACGGCGCGTCGGAGAAGACGCTGGAGAAGCTCCGCGGCAACAAGATGTCGATGATCTTCCAGGACGCGCTGGCCTCGCTGTCGCCGTACCACACCGTCGGCGTCCAGATCGGCGAGACGTACCGCAAGCACACGGGCTGCTCCAAGAAGGAGGCACGCGCCCGGGCCATCGAGATGCTGACCCGGGTCGGCATCCCCCAGCCCGACCTGCGCGTCGACGAGTACCCGCACCAGTTCTCCGGCGGTATGCGCCAGCGCGCGATGATCGCCATGGCGCTGGTCTGCGACCCGGAACTGCTGATCGCGGACGAGCCGACCACCGCCCTGGACGTCACCGTGCAGGCCCAGATCATGGACCTGCTCAAGGACCTCCAGAAGGAGTTCGGTACGGCGATCATCTTCATCACCCACGACCTCGGTGTCATCGCGGACATCGCGGACGAGGTGCTGGTGATGTACGGCGGCCGGTGTGTGGAGCGCGGCACGAAGAAGGAGGTGCTGCGCACCCCGCAGCACCCCTACACCTGGGGTCTGCTCAGCTCGATGCCGAGCCTGGACGGTCCGGTGGACGTGCCGCTGAACCCGATCCCCGGTTCGCCCCCGTCGCTGCTGAACCCGCCGTCGGGCTGCCGCTTCCACCCGCGGTGCGCCTTCGCGGAGAAGGTGGAGGGCGATCTGTGCTCGACGGAGCGTCCGCCGCTGGAGATCACGGACGGTCGTGGCTCCGCCTGCCACCTGACCGCTGACCAGCGCAGCGAGTTCTTCGCCGACCTCGCCGGCAGCCCGGCCAACTGA
- a CDS encoding ABC transporter permease yields MLRFLVRRLLGAVITLVIISAITFMLFYAVPRDPARMACGKLCTPETLQVIRHNMGISDPIPVQYWHWLTGIFFGREYPGFGNCDAPCLGYSFVNREPVLSTIMDRFPTTFSLAIGSSVVFLIFGVGTGMLAAVRQGKATDKVASSASLIASSLQIYFVGTLALYFFVYQWHILDQPSYTNFTSNPASWFNGLLLPWLVLSIIFTANYTRMTRSQLVETLSEDYVRTARAKGLSRRKVFFRFAWRGAMGPIVTIFGIDLGVLLGGAMITEKTFSLQGIGMLSVKSVSTNDLPMLLGVMLITASFVVIANIVVDAVYALIDPRIRLA; encoded by the coding sequence ATGCTTCGCTTCCTCGTCCGCCGGCTCCTCGGCGCCGTGATCACGCTGGTCATCATCAGCGCGATCACGTTCATGCTCTTCTACGCGGTGCCGCGCGATCCGGCGCGGATGGCCTGCGGCAAGCTCTGCACCCCGGAGACGCTCCAGGTGATCCGCCACAACATGGGGATCTCGGACCCGATTCCGGTCCAGTACTGGCACTGGCTGACGGGCATCTTCTTCGGCCGGGAGTACCCCGGCTTCGGCAACTGCGACGCTCCGTGCCTGGGTTACTCGTTCGTCAACCGCGAGCCCGTCCTGTCCACGATCATGGACCGGTTCCCGACGACGTTCTCCCTGGCCATCGGCTCCTCCGTCGTGTTCCTCATCTTCGGTGTCGGCACCGGCATGCTCGCCGCGGTGCGACAGGGCAAGGCCACCGACAAGGTCGCCAGCAGCGCCTCGCTGATCGCCTCGTCGCTGCAGATCTACTTCGTGGGCACGCTGGCTCTGTACTTCTTCGTGTACCAGTGGCACATCCTGGACCAGCCGTCCTACACGAACTTCACCTCGAACCCGGCCTCGTGGTTCAACGGGTTGCTGCTCCCCTGGCTCGTGCTGTCGATCATCTTCACCGCCAACTACACGCGTATGACGCGCTCCCAACTGGTCGAGACGCTCAGCGAGGACTACGTCCGCACGGCCCGGGCCAAGGGCCTCTCACGCCGCAAGGTGTTCTTCCGCTTCGCCTGGCGCGGTGCGATGGGGCCGATCGTCACCATCTTCGGTATCGACCTGGGCGTCCTCCTCGGCGGCGCCATGATCACCGAGAAGACCTTCAGCCTCCAGGGCATCGGCATGCTGTCGGTGAAGTCGGTCTCGACGAACGACCTGCCGATGCTGCTCGGCGTCATGCTGATCACCGCCTCCTTCGTGGTCATCGCCAACATCGTCGTCGACGCCGTGTACGCCCTGATCGACCCGCGCATCAGGCTCGCCTGA
- a CDS encoding ABC transporter substrate-binding protein encodes MSFSRRNFLIATGVAAASGSVLTACSSGDSTSGSSGGGKQAAAKADATVVKIGTAADSTGPAPEVSGAVKGGTVSLLNDDDFSHLDPQRIYYAWNSLAAVVLSRGLTGYKVADDGSQTLVGDLATDTGTMKDGGKTWSFTLKDGVKWEDGSDVTVDDVRHGIERAFASYITEGAMYVQTWLTGTQNYRKSYSGPYSGKHLKSIVTSGKTITFHLSEARPDFNYVVAMNSYAPTPVKHDTKQDYDKKPYSNGPYRVKSHVTDKSMVLVRNEHWDAKTDPIRNAYPDQFNFTFGIEQLTAIDRLIADAGNDQYAVSWRTIPQERVQQAQTSAKDRIFQGLSSGTSVYWINTTRVTDMDVREAIIKAWPTAAIRQLQGGSIRGDYATGIMSPLVAGYKSQDVWGKLKNPAGDPAAAKAILKKAGKTGTKIVYAYQQDDTQAKIKVVVEQALKAAGFDVVTKGIDSTTWYDQTGKVANPYDIYWGGWSADWPTGYSVFQPLFDSKAIADGGSNYSHLKDSAVDAAIKAATAETDQDKANAMWAALDKQVTETGAFIPDVYMRRLYLHGSKLGNVKMDPNFDGCMLYKLYVKS; translated from the coding sequence ATGTCCTTTTCGCGCAGAAACTTCCTGATAGCCACCGGCGTTGCCGCCGCGTCGGGCTCCGTGCTGACCGCGTGCAGCAGCGGTGACTCCACGTCGGGCAGCTCCGGCGGTGGCAAGCAGGCGGCTGCCAAGGCCGACGCGACCGTGGTCAAGATCGGCACCGCCGCCGACTCCACCGGCCCGGCCCCCGAGGTCTCGGGCGCGGTGAAGGGCGGCACCGTCTCGCTGCTCAACGACGACGACTTCTCGCACCTCGACCCGCAGCGCATCTACTACGCCTGGAACTCGCTGGCCGCGGTCGTCCTCTCCCGTGGCCTCACCGGCTACAAGGTCGCGGACGACGGTTCCCAGACCCTGGTCGGCGACCTCGCCACCGACACGGGCACCATGAAGGACGGCGGCAAGACCTGGTCCTTCACCCTGAAGGACGGCGTCAAGTGGGAGGACGGCTCCGACGTCACCGTCGACGACGTCCGCCACGGCATCGAGCGCGCCTTCGCCAGCTACATCACCGAGGGCGCCATGTACGTCCAGACGTGGCTGACGGGCACGCAGAACTACCGCAAGTCGTACTCGGGTCCGTACTCGGGCAAGCACCTCAAGTCGATCGTCACCAGCGGCAAGACGATCACGTTCCACCTCTCCGAGGCGCGTCCGGACTTCAACTACGTCGTGGCGATGAACTCCTACGCCCCGACCCCGGTGAAGCACGACACCAAGCAGGACTACGACAAGAAGCCGTACTCCAACGGTCCCTACCGGGTGAAGTCGCACGTCACCGACAAGTCGATGGTGCTCGTGCGCAACGAGCACTGGGACGCGAAGACGGACCCGATCCGCAACGCCTACCCGGACCAGTTCAACTTCACCTTCGGTATCGAGCAGCTCACGGCCATCGACCGGCTGATCGCCGACGCCGGCAACGACCAGTACGCCGTCAGCTGGCGCACCATCCCGCAGGAGCGCGTCCAGCAGGCGCAGACCAGCGCCAAGGACCGCATCTTCCAGGGCCTCAGCAGCGGCACCAGCGTCTACTGGATCAACACGACCCGTGTCACCGACATGGACGTCCGCGAGGCCATCATCAAGGCCTGGCCGACCGCCGCGATCCGTCAGCTGCAGGGTGGTTCCATCCGCGGTGACTACGCGACCGGCATCATGAGCCCGCTCGTCGCCGGCTACAAGTCGCAGGACGTCTGGGGCAAGCTGAAGAACCCGGCGGGCGACCCGGCCGCCGCGAAGGCGATCCTGAAGAAGGCCGGCAAGACCGGCACCAAGATCGTCTACGCCTACCAGCAGGACGACACCCAGGCCAAGATCAAGGTCGTCGTCGAGCAGGCCCTGAAGGCGGCCGGCTTCGACGTCGTCACCAAGGGCATCGACTCCACCACCTGGTACGACCAGACCGGCAAGGTCGCCAACCCGTACGACATCTACTGGGGTGGCTGGTCCGCCGACTGGCCGACCGGTTACTCGGTCTTCCAGCCGCTGTTCGACAGCAAGGCGATCGCCGACGGCGGCTCGAACTACTCGCACCTCAAGGACTCCGCGGTCGACGCCGCCATCAAGGCGGCCACCGCCGAGACCGACCAGGACAAGGCGAACGCCATGTGGGCGGCGCTGGACAAGCAGGTCACCGAGACCGGCGCGTTCATCCCCGACGTCTACATGCGCCGTCTGTACCTGCACGGCTCCAAGCTCGGCAACGTGAAGATGGACCCGAACTTCGACGGCTGCATGCTCTACAAGCTGTACGTCAAGTCCTGA
- a CDS encoding ABC transporter permease, with protein sequence MLRFLVRRFLGAVVILFLLSIVTFLLFFGMPRDPGLLMCGKTCNPTSLANIHHVLGLDKPISTQYGIFLKNLVMGSSGFAQGPCPAPCFGYSYHTNDLVWATLIDRLPTTVSLTLGGAFFFLLIGLGTGLLAAWKRGTIIDKTATAGAMVLSSMQIYFLGPLALALLVYQTHIFDKPAYNNFTANPVSWFTGLIIPWVVLSTIFAAQYTRMARSAMIEQLQEEHVRTAKAKGMSRRYVFFRYAWRGSLIPIVTIFGIDLGALLGGAIITEYTFSLPGLGNLAVQAVFYSDLPLLLGVMLFSATMILLFNIIVDACYAFIDPRVRLA encoded by the coding sequence ATGCTGCGCTTCCTCGTCCGCCGGTTCCTCGGCGCCGTCGTCATCCTCTTCCTGCTGAGCATCGTCACGTTCCTGCTGTTCTTCGGGATGCCACGCGACCCGGGCCTGCTGATGTGCGGCAAGACCTGCAACCCGACCAGCCTCGCGAACATCCACCACGTGCTCGGCCTCGACAAGCCGATCAGCACGCAGTACGGGATCTTCCTGAAGAACCTCGTCATGGGCAGCAGCGGCTTCGCCCAAGGCCCCTGCCCCGCCCCGTGCTTCGGGTACTCGTACCACACCAACGACCTCGTCTGGGCCACGCTCATCGACCGGCTGCCCACCACGGTCTCGCTCACCCTCGGCGGTGCCTTCTTCTTCCTGCTCATCGGTCTCGGCACCGGCCTGCTCGCCGCCTGGAAGCGCGGCACGATCATCGACAAGACGGCCACGGCCGGAGCGATGGTTCTCAGCTCGATGCAGATCTACTTCCTGGGCCCGCTGGCACTGGCGCTGCTGGTCTATCAGACCCACATCTTCGACAAGCCGGCGTACAACAACTTCACCGCGAACCCGGTCAGTTGGTTCACCGGGCTGATCATCCCCTGGGTGGTGCTGTCCACGATCTTCGCCGCGCAGTACACCCGTATGGCGCGCTCGGCGATGATCGAACAGCTCCAGGAGGAACACGTCCGTACGGCCAAGGCGAAGGGCATGTCCCGCAGATACGTCTTCTTCCGCTACGCCTGGCGCGGTTCGCTGATCCCCATCGTCACCATCTTCGGCATCGACCTGGGCGCACTGCTCGGCGGCGCCATCATCACCGAGTACACCTTCAGCCTGCCGGGCCTCGGCAACCTCGCGGTCCAGGCCGTGTTCTACAGCGACCTGCCGCTGCTGCTGGGCGTGATGCTGTTCTCCGCCACCATGATCCTTCTCTTCAACATCATCGTCGACGCCTGCTACGCCTTCATCGACCCGCGCGTGCGGCTGGCCTAG
- a CDS encoding class I SAM-dependent methyltransferase: MVDRSFADPSLAALYDTLNPWGPGDDFCLGLVMSADSVLDVGCGTGRLLGRARQEGHRGRLMGLDPAAAMLVRARAHEPGVEWVLGDLRAREWHGEFELAVMTGHAFQVLLGDEELRFALRAVGTALVAGGRFMFETRNPGARVWEGWTPERVREIPDGRGGVVRVWHEVESVAAGEERVTFTETFEGPQWERPQVDRTTLRFLDTDTLDGFLSEAGFVVVERYGDWGRGELTLDSPEIITVAETTGRCS; the protein is encoded by the coding sequence GTGGTCGACCGTTCGTTCGCGGATCCTTCGCTCGCAGCGCTGTACGACACCCTCAACCCGTGGGGGCCCGGCGACGACTTCTGTCTCGGGCTGGTCATGTCCGCAGACTCCGTGCTCGATGTCGGGTGCGGTACCGGGCGGTTGCTCGGGCGGGCCCGGCAGGAGGGGCATCGGGGACGGCTGATGGGACTCGATCCCGCCGCCGCGATGCTGGTGCGGGCGCGGGCCCATGAACCCGGCGTCGAGTGGGTGCTCGGAGATCTGCGCGCACGGGAGTGGCACGGCGAGTTCGAACTCGCCGTCATGACCGGCCATGCCTTCCAAGTGCTGCTCGGCGACGAGGAGTTGCGGTTCGCCCTACGTGCCGTAGGTACCGCTCTCGTGGCCGGCGGGCGGTTCATGTTCGAGACGCGGAATCCGGGGGCGCGGGTGTGGGAGGGGTGGACGCCGGAACGGGTGCGGGAGATTCCGGACGGGCGGGGCGGGGTCGTACGCGTGTGGCACGAGGTCGAGTCCGTGGCTGCGGGCGAGGAACGCGTCACGTTCACCGAGACCTTCGAAGGTCCCCAGTGGGAACGGCCTCAAGTCGACCGGACCACCCTGCGGTTCCTCGACACCGACACCCTGGACGGCTTCCTGAGCGAGGCCGGGTTTGTCGTCGTGGAGCGGTATGGCGACTGGGGGCGGGGGGAGTTGACACTGGACAGTCCCGAGATCATCACCGTGGCTGAAACTACGGGCCGGTGCAGCTAG